From the genome of Psychroserpens ponticola, one region includes:
- a CDS encoding universal stress protein, translated as MNKINFHTIGIGVAFSPNLKANIYEAARLSLFFESKLVLIHVGKTSSEKEQKLQDILVPFIKQNLNYEIVFKTGEPVDVILSTSEQKQVNLLILGALQKENFMQYYLGTIARKITRQAKCSILLLINPSVERVPCKHIVVNGLNDPKTKQTISTAYYVSHKLQSKKITIVEEITKQEVSVSVDDDRSLRKSAIVKERIKRREDSRVKQIISEVPQHFKTGLQTKTQSIFGKRGYSIGHYAQFVRADLLIMNAPLKTGFWDRLFPHDIEYILSELPTDVLIIR; from the coding sequence TTGAATAAAATAAATTTTCATACTATTGGTATTGGTGTTGCATTTTCTCCAAACCTAAAAGCAAATATTTACGAAGCAGCAAGGTTGTCTTTGTTTTTTGAGAGTAAATTAGTGCTTATACATGTTGGTAAAACATCTTCAGAAAAAGAACAGAAACTTCAAGATATTTTAGTCCCTTTTATTAAACAAAACCTCAACTATGAGATCGTATTTAAAACAGGTGAGCCTGTTGATGTTATACTATCTACATCTGAACAAAAACAAGTAAACCTTTTGATTTTAGGGGCTTTACAAAAGGAAAATTTTATGCAATATTATTTAGGTACAATTGCAAGAAAAATTACACGTCAAGCTAAGTGTTCTATTTTATTACTTATTAACCCCTCAGTAGAAAGAGTACCTTGTAAACACATTGTTGTTAATGGTTTGAATGACCCAAAAACAAAGCAAACCATTTCTACAGCCTATTATGTGTCTCATAAATTACAATCAAAAAAAATCACTATAGTTGAAGAAATCACAAAACAAGAAGTTTCTGTAAGTGTTGATGATGATAGGTCACTTAGAAAATCTGCAATCGTAAAGGAGCGTATTAAAAGACGTGAAGATTCTCGGGTAAAACAAATTATTTCTGAAGTTCCTCAACATTTTAAAACAGGGTTACAAACAAAAACCCAATCCATTTTTGGAAAAAGAGGATATAGTATTGGTCATTATGCTCAATTTGTAAGAGCTGATTTATTAATCATGAATGCACCTTTAAAAACTGGATTTTGGGATCGCTTATTTCCACATGATATAGAATATATTTTATCTGAATTACCAACTGATGTCTTAATTATTAGATGA